One window from the genome of Heptranchias perlo isolate sHepPer1 chromosome 22, sHepPer1.hap1, whole genome shotgun sequence encodes:
- the snn gene encoding stannin, whose product MSMDHSPTTGVVTVIVILIAIAALGALILGCWCYLRLQRLGQSEDEESIVGEGETKEPFLLVQYSAKGPRVERKAKLTANGTEGHS is encoded by the coding sequence ATGTCTATGGACCACAGCCCAACCACCGGAGTGGTCACAGTTATTGTGATTCTTATTGCCATAGCAGCTCTTGGTGCCTTGATCCTGGGCTGTTGGTGCTACCTGCGGCTGCAGCGACTAGGTCAGTCAGAAGATGAGGAAAGCATCgtgggagaaggagagaccaaaGAGCCCTTTCTGCTGGTTCAGTACTCTGCAAAAGGGCCACGGGTAGAGCGGAAAGCCAAGCTGACAGCTAATGGCACGGAAGGTCATAGCTAA